One region of Bubalus kerabau isolate K-KA32 ecotype Philippines breed swamp buffalo chromosome 6, PCC_UOA_SB_1v2, whole genome shotgun sequence genomic DNA includes:
- the LRIF1 gene encoding ligand-dependent nuclear receptor-interacting factor 1 isoform X2 yields the protein MYQVVQTIGSDGKNLLQLLPIPNSSGNLMPLVQSSVMSDALKGNTGSPVQVTFQTQISSSSTSASVQLPIFQPASSSNYFLTRTVDTAEKVRVTSVGTENFTSSVSKVQSHGVKVDGLTMQTFAVSPSSTQNDSSYILVNTQNLPMTVKSPVLPSGHHLQIPAHAEVKSVPASSLPPSVQQKILATATTSTSGTVEPSQIPTVIYVSPVNTVKNVVTKNFQNIYPKPVTEIAKPMILNTTQIPMNVAKETQFKGGQHSQAAPVKWIFQENLQPCTPSLVPVKSSNNVASKILKTFVDRKNLGDNTVNMPPLSTISPTGTQSKSMPIKDNALVMFNGKVYLLAKKGTDVLPSLIDKPNSVSSDIPPRKDASQIVSSSPVTEISREVVNIVLAKSKSSQMETKSVSNTQLASMANLRAEKNKKVEKPSLSAPNPHSMNQSINYLKQSKTLFSKPVLPDGFSTGQNAPRKGNIIQSIEKISSSVDATTVTSQQCVFRDQEPKIQNEMASTLEKVTQERNDKNSSQRRSNKASYLKSDAELKKIFGITKDLRVYLTRIAQQLGSGEGFDSISPLVKSETYKEAEFIVKEEGRKQSYSKLQQGIDKKRKAKTTKKMDQPKKRRTNSVNNTTINGGTNVTSSQLISSILPTSDVSNHNILTSCNKTREQKRTEVEHCTHGNQEKDTLSSSTAFEQSHSFNKNYTEDIFPMTPPELEETIRDEKIRRLKQVLREKEAALEEMRKKMHQK from the exons ATGTACCAAGTAGTTCAGACGATTGGCTCGGATGGAAAAAACCTTCTGCAATTACTTCCAATTCCTAATTCCTCTGGAAATCTTATGCCACTAGTTCaatcttcagtcatgtctgatgctttgaaAGGGAATACAGGAAGTCCAGTTCAAGTTACTTTTCAGACTCAGATTTCCAGCTCTTCCACAAGTGCATCAGTTCAATTGCCCATTTTTCAGCCAGCCAGTTCTTCAAACTATTTTCTTACAAGAACAGTAGATACAGCAGAAAAAGTTAGAGTTACTTCTGTGGGAACTGAAAATTTTACCTCATCAGTTTCTAAAGTTCAGAGTCATGGTGTGAAAGTTGATGGACTCACCATGCAAACATTTGCTGTTTCTCCCTCTTCAACACAAAATGATTCATCTTATATTTTAGTAAATACCCAGAATCTCCCAATGACTGTGAAGTCTCCGGTTTTGCCTTCTGGGCATCATTTACAGATTCCAGCCCATGCTGAAGTGAAATCTGTACCAGCGTCATCATTGCCTCCTTCAGTTCAGCAAAAGATACTTGCAACTGCCACCACAAGTACCTCAGGAACAGTTGAGCCCTCCCAAATACCTACTGTTATTTATGTATCTCCTGTAAATACAGTGAAAAATGTAGTTACCAAGAACTTTCAAAACATTTACCCAAAACCTGTTACAGAAATAGCAAAGCCAATGATATTAAACACCACACAGATTCCAATGAATGTTGCTAAAGAGACACAGTTTAAAGGTGGTCAGCATTCTCAAGCTGCTCCAGTGAAATGGATTTTTCAAGAAAATCTACAGCCTTGCACTCCATCTCTTGTTCCTGTTAAATCTTCAAATAATGTGGcttcaaagattttaaaaacttttgtagATAGAAAAAATTTGGGAGATAATACTGTAAATATGCCACCATTGAGTACCATCAGTCCTACTGGGACACAATCCAAAAGTATGCCTATTAAAGATAATGCTTTGGTTATGTTTAATGGGAAAGTCTATCTCTTGGCTAAAAAGGGGACAGATGTTTTGCCATCACTAATTGACAAACCGAATTCAGTTTCTTCTGATATTCCACCAAGAAAAGATGCATCACAGATAGTGAGTTCAAGTCCAGTCACAGAAATATCCAGAGAGGTTGTAAATATTGTTTTGGCTAAAAGTAAATCTTCCCAGATGGAGACAAAATCAGTTTCAAATACTCAGCTTGCTTCCATGGCCAATTTAAGGGCAGAGAAGAATAAGAAAGTGGAGAAACCATCTCTTTCTGCCCCAAACCCACATAGTATGAACCAATCTATTAACTACTTAAAGCAGAGTAAGACTTTATTCTCAAAGCCAGTCTTACCAGATGGATTTAGTACAGGACAAAATGCCCCCAGGAAAGGAAATATCATCCAGAGCATAGAGAAAATAAGTTCCTCTGTTGATGCAACAACTGTTACTTCACAACAGTGTGTTTTCAGAGACCAAGAACCAAAG ATCCAGAATGAGATGGCATCAACATTAGAAAAAGTTACTCAGGAAAGAAATGACAAGAACAGTTCTCAACGAAGAAGCAATAAGGCATCATATCTGAAGAGTGATGCTGAACTTAAAAAGATATTTGGTATCACTAAAGATTTGAGAGTGTACCTTACTCGGATTGCTCAGCAGTTGGGCTCTGGAGAAGGTTTTGATTCCATTAGCCCTTTGGTGAAGAGTGAAACTTACAAAGAGGCAGAGTTCATagtgaaggaggaagggagaaaacag tctTACTCAAAACTGCAGCAGGGTATtgataagaaaagaaaagcaaaaaccaCTAAGAAGATGGATCAGCCAAAGAAGAGAAGAACCAATAGTGTTAATAACACAACTATAAATGGAGGAACTAATGTCACCAGTTCTCAGCTCATTAGCAGTATTTTACCAACTTCAGATGTGTCAAACCATAACATACTCACAAGCTgcaacaaaaccagagaacaaAAAAGAACTGAGGTAGAGCACTGTACTCATGGAAACCAAGAAAAAGACACATTGAGCTCAAGTACAGCTTTTGAACAAAGCCAttcctttaataaaaattatactgaAGATATTTTCCCAATGACACCACCAGAGTTAGAAGAAACCATTAGAGATGAAAAGATAAGAAGACTTAAGCAAGTgctgagagagaaagaagcagctCTTGAAGAAATGCGTAAGAAgatgcatcaaaaataa
- the LRIF1 gene encoding ligand-dependent nuclear receptor-interacting factor 1 isoform X3: MASTLEKVTQERNDKNSSQRRSNKASYLKSDAELKKIFGITKDLRVYLTRIAQQLGSGEGFDSISPLVKSETYKEAEFIVKEEGRKQSYSKLQQGIDKKRKAKTTKKMDQPKKRRTNSVNNTTINGGTNVTSSQLISSILPTSDVSNHNILTSCNKTREQKRTEVEHCTHGNQEKDTLSSSTAFEQSHSFNKNYTEDIFPMTPPELEETIRDEKIRRLKQVLREKEAALEEMRKKMHQK; encoded by the exons ATGGCATCAACATTAGAAAAAGTTACTCAGGAAAGAAATGACAAGAACAGTTCTCAACGAAGAAGCAATAAGGCATCATATCTGAAGAGTGATGCTGAACTTAAAAAGATATTTGGTATCACTAAAGATTTGAGAGTGTACCTTACTCGGATTGCTCAGCAGTTGGGCTCTGGAGAAGGTTTTGATTCCATTAGCCCTTTGGTGAAGAGTGAAACTTACAAAGAGGCAGAGTTCATagtgaaggaggaagggagaaaacag tctTACTCAAAACTGCAGCAGGGTATtgataagaaaagaaaagcaaaaaccaCTAAGAAGATGGATCAGCCAAAGAAGAGAAGAACCAATAGTGTTAATAACACAACTATAAATGGAGGAACTAATGTCACCAGTTCTCAGCTCATTAGCAGTATTTTACCAACTTCAGATGTGTCAAACCATAACATACTCACAAGCTgcaacaaaaccagagaacaaAAAAGAACTGAGGTAGAGCACTGTACTCATGGAAACCAAGAAAAAGACACATTGAGCTCAAGTACAGCTTTTGAACAAAGCCAttcctttaataaaaattatactgaAGATATTTTCCCAATGACACCACCAGAGTTAGAAGAAACCATTAGAGATGAAAAGATAAGAAGACTTAAGCAAGTgctgagagagaaagaagcagctCTTGAAGAAATGCGTAAGAAgatgcatcaaaaataa
- the LRIF1 gene encoding ligand-dependent nuclear receptor-interacting factor 1 isoform X1, which translates to MSNNPQRVFLKPTEEKSGNASHCVSGCMYQVVQTIGSDGKNLLQLLPIPNSSGNLMPLVQSSVMSDALKGNTGSPVQVTFQTQISSSSTSASVQLPIFQPASSSNYFLTRTVDTAEKVRVTSVGTENFTSSVSKVQSHGVKVDGLTMQTFAVSPSSTQNDSSYILVNTQNLPMTVKSPVLPSGHHLQIPAHAEVKSVPASSLPPSVQQKILATATTSTSGTVEPSQIPTVIYVSPVNTVKNVVTKNFQNIYPKPVTEIAKPMILNTTQIPMNVAKETQFKGGQHSQAAPVKWIFQENLQPCTPSLVPVKSSNNVASKILKTFVDRKNLGDNTVNMPPLSTISPTGTQSKSMPIKDNALVMFNGKVYLLAKKGTDVLPSLIDKPNSVSSDIPPRKDASQIVSSSPVTEISREVVNIVLAKSKSSQMETKSVSNTQLASMANLRAEKNKKVEKPSLSAPNPHSMNQSINYLKQSKTLFSKPVLPDGFSTGQNAPRKGNIIQSIEKISSSVDATTVTSQQCVFRDQEPKIQNEMASTLEKVTQERNDKNSSQRRSNKASYLKSDAELKKIFGITKDLRVYLTRIAQQLGSGEGFDSISPLVKSETYKEAEFIVKEEGRKQSYSKLQQGIDKKRKAKTTKKMDQPKKRRTNSVNNTTINGGTNVTSSQLISSILPTSDVSNHNILTSCNKTREQKRTEVEHCTHGNQEKDTLSSSTAFEQSHSFNKNYTEDIFPMTPPELEETIRDEKIRRLKQVLREKEAALEEMRKKMHQK; encoded by the exons ATGTCCAATAACCCACAGAGGGTCTTCTTGAAACCTACAGAGGAAAAGTCAGGCAACGCCTCGCATTG tgtttcaGGCTGCATGTACCAAGTAGTTCAGACGATTGGCTCGGATGGAAAAAACCTTCTGCAATTACTTCCAATTCCTAATTCCTCTGGAAATCTTATGCCACTAGTTCaatcttcagtcatgtctgatgctttgaaAGGGAATACAGGAAGTCCAGTTCAAGTTACTTTTCAGACTCAGATTTCCAGCTCTTCCACAAGTGCATCAGTTCAATTGCCCATTTTTCAGCCAGCCAGTTCTTCAAACTATTTTCTTACAAGAACAGTAGATACAGCAGAAAAAGTTAGAGTTACTTCTGTGGGAACTGAAAATTTTACCTCATCAGTTTCTAAAGTTCAGAGTCATGGTGTGAAAGTTGATGGACTCACCATGCAAACATTTGCTGTTTCTCCCTCTTCAACACAAAATGATTCATCTTATATTTTAGTAAATACCCAGAATCTCCCAATGACTGTGAAGTCTCCGGTTTTGCCTTCTGGGCATCATTTACAGATTCCAGCCCATGCTGAAGTGAAATCTGTACCAGCGTCATCATTGCCTCCTTCAGTTCAGCAAAAGATACTTGCAACTGCCACCACAAGTACCTCAGGAACAGTTGAGCCCTCCCAAATACCTACTGTTATTTATGTATCTCCTGTAAATACAGTGAAAAATGTAGTTACCAAGAACTTTCAAAACATTTACCCAAAACCTGTTACAGAAATAGCAAAGCCAATGATATTAAACACCACACAGATTCCAATGAATGTTGCTAAAGAGACACAGTTTAAAGGTGGTCAGCATTCTCAAGCTGCTCCAGTGAAATGGATTTTTCAAGAAAATCTACAGCCTTGCACTCCATCTCTTGTTCCTGTTAAATCTTCAAATAATGTGGcttcaaagattttaaaaacttttgtagATAGAAAAAATTTGGGAGATAATACTGTAAATATGCCACCATTGAGTACCATCAGTCCTACTGGGACACAATCCAAAAGTATGCCTATTAAAGATAATGCTTTGGTTATGTTTAATGGGAAAGTCTATCTCTTGGCTAAAAAGGGGACAGATGTTTTGCCATCACTAATTGACAAACCGAATTCAGTTTCTTCTGATATTCCACCAAGAAAAGATGCATCACAGATAGTGAGTTCAAGTCCAGTCACAGAAATATCCAGAGAGGTTGTAAATATTGTTTTGGCTAAAAGTAAATCTTCCCAGATGGAGACAAAATCAGTTTCAAATACTCAGCTTGCTTCCATGGCCAATTTAAGGGCAGAGAAGAATAAGAAAGTGGAGAAACCATCTCTTTCTGCCCCAAACCCACATAGTATGAACCAATCTATTAACTACTTAAAGCAGAGTAAGACTTTATTCTCAAAGCCAGTCTTACCAGATGGATTTAGTACAGGACAAAATGCCCCCAGGAAAGGAAATATCATCCAGAGCATAGAGAAAATAAGTTCCTCTGTTGATGCAACAACTGTTACTTCACAACAGTGTGTTTTCAGAGACCAAGAACCAAAG ATCCAGAATGAGATGGCATCAACATTAGAAAAAGTTACTCAGGAAAGAAATGACAAGAACAGTTCTCAACGAAGAAGCAATAAGGCATCATATCTGAAGAGTGATGCTGAACTTAAAAAGATATTTGGTATCACTAAAGATTTGAGAGTGTACCTTACTCGGATTGCTCAGCAGTTGGGCTCTGGAGAAGGTTTTGATTCCATTAGCCCTTTGGTGAAGAGTGAAACTTACAAAGAGGCAGAGTTCATagtgaaggaggaagggagaaaacag tctTACTCAAAACTGCAGCAGGGTATtgataagaaaagaaaagcaaaaaccaCTAAGAAGATGGATCAGCCAAAGAAGAGAAGAACCAATAGTGTTAATAACACAACTATAAATGGAGGAACTAATGTCACCAGTTCTCAGCTCATTAGCAGTATTTTACCAACTTCAGATGTGTCAAACCATAACATACTCACAAGCTgcaacaaaaccagagaacaaAAAAGAACTGAGGTAGAGCACTGTACTCATGGAAACCAAGAAAAAGACACATTGAGCTCAAGTACAGCTTTTGAACAAAGCCAttcctttaataaaaattatactgaAGATATTTTCCCAATGACACCACCAGAGTTAGAAGAAACCATTAGAGATGAAAAGATAAGAAGACTTAAGCAAGTgctgagagagaaagaagcagctCTTGAAGAAATGCGTAAGAAgatgcatcaaaaataa